Genomic DNA from Haloplanus sp. HW8-1:
CGCGTCGAAGCCGCGCCCGATGACGCCCACGTCGACGCCGGTGCCCGTGAGACCCTGGTCGTGGACCGCGTCCGCCCGGACCGAGCGGAGCGCTTCGGCGGTCGCTCCGGCGCCCGACGGGTGGCGCTGTACCGCCGACCCGACGGTCGAGCCGACGTCGCCGTCAACGGCCGTGGCCGCCGCGTCGGGACTACCGCCGGCCGGTACCGGCTGGATCGCAGCCAGAACGACGACGACGGTCAGGAGGGCGATACGGGAACGGGGAGCGCCGAGCATGGCTGATCAGCGGTCGTACTGGTTCCAGACGGCCAGGACGGCGACAACCAGGAGGCCGCCGGCGAGGAAGGCGAGACCAGGGGGCACGAGGCCGAGGAGGGGGCCGGCCGCACTCCCGACGCCGTCGCCGACCCGAGGCGTCGTCCCGGGGCCCCCGAGGTCGACGACGCCCGCGCCGAACGCTCGCTGGATCGCGACTGCACCCACCGCAAGGAGCCCGAGAACGCCGACGAACCGCTCTAGCGAGTCGAGAAACCGCTCTTTGTTCGCGTCCGATCCGACGCAGACGACGAGCGAGTCCTCGGTCGGCGCGTACACCTTCATCTCGCGTCCCTTCACGGAGTAGCGTGTGTCCGCGACCTCGACGAGGCCGACCTCCTCGAGGTTGCCGAGGTGGTGGCGGACGTTCTGGAGGGAGGTCGATACGTTTTCGGCGAGTTCCGACGCCGTCGCGGGGCTCTCTTCCAAGGCGGCCAGGATCGAACGGGCCGTCTCCGACGAGATTGAGCCGATGAGGTCGTCGGCGTCGTCGTCGGTCAGGGACAGCACGCGGAGTTCCCCGTCTCCCTCCGCGCTCACGTCCCCTTCCAACTGTGACGGTAAC
This window encodes:
- a CDS encoding ArsR/SmtB family transcription factor encodes the protein MSGLLPSQLEGDVSAEGDGELRVLSLTDDDADDLIGSISSETARSILAALEESPATASELAENVSTSLQNVRHHLGNLEEVGLVEVADTRYSVKGREMKVYAPTEDSLVVCVGSDANKERFLDSLERFVGVLGLLAVGAVAIQRAFGAGVVDLGGPGTTPRVGDGVGSAAGPLLGLVPPGLAFLAGGLLVVAVLAVWNQYDR